One window from the genome of Paracoccus zhejiangensis encodes:
- a CDS encoding DUF1285 domain-containing protein: MADETDNRVSASPTPGAPTADGIAAAASKAGKKGLPPVHLWNPPFCGDLDMRIKADGTWFYQGTPIGRPAMVRLFSTVLKREGDKFFLVTPVEKVGIVVDDAPFIAIDAEIQPDRITFTTNVGDEVVADAENPIILRGDAQEPRPYVHVRRGLEALIDRKTFYRLAAAADEGPEGKVGVRSSGQFFPLEF; encoded by the coding sequence ATGGCAGATGAGACTGACAATCGCGTGAGCGCAAGTCCCACTCCCGGCGCCCCAACCGCCGACGGGATCGCTGCCGCGGCCAGCAAGGCCGGCAAGAAGGGCCTGCCGCCGGTGCATCTGTGGAACCCGCCCTTCTGCGGCGATCTGGACATGCGCATCAAGGCCGACGGGACCTGGTTCTACCAGGGAACGCCGATCGGCCGACCCGCCATGGTGCGGCTGTTCTCGACCGTGCTGAAGCGCGAGGGTGACAAATTTTTCCTTGTCACCCCGGTTGAAAAGGTCGGCATCGTGGTCGACGACGCACCCTTCATCGCGATCGATGCCGAGATCCAGCCCGACCGGATCACCTTCACCACCAATGTCGGCGACGAGGTGGTCGCGGATGCAGAAAACCCGATCATCCTGCGGGGCGATGCGCAGGAGCCGCGACCCTATGTGCATGTGCGCCGGGGGCTCGAGGCGCTGATCGACCGCAAGACCTTTTACCGGCTGGCGGCGGCGGCGGATGAGGGCCCCGAGGGCAAGGTGGGGGTGCGCTCATCTGGCCAGTTTTTCCCGCTCGAGTTCTAG
- the typA gene encoding translational GTPase TypA: MDIRNIAIIAHVDHGKTTLVDELLKQSGAFRENQATAERMMDSNDIERERGITILAKATSVEWKGTRINIVDTPGHADFGGEVERILSMVDGVCLLVDAAEGPMPQTKFVTSKALALGLKPIVVLNKVDKPAAEPDDALNDVFDLFANLGATDEQLDFPHLYASGIGGWADESLDGPRKDMSALFDMVLRHVEPPKQIARKDEPFQMLATTLGADNFVGRLLTGRVEAGRAKAGDTIKALARDGERIEQFRISKVMAFRGLTQTAIDVAEAGDIVTIAGMAKATVADTLCAPEIDTALPAQPIDPPTISVTFGINDSPLAGQDGKKVQSRVIRERLMKEAESNVAIKIEDTPGGDAFIVSGRGELQMGVLIENMRREGFELSISRPRVIFREENGERLEPIEEVIIDVDDEYTGVVIEKLTGDRKGDMVDMRPAGHGKTRIVAHVPSRGLIGYHGEFMTDTRGNGVLNRIFHGWAPYKGAIQGRRQGVLISMENGVSVAYALWNLEERGKMFIGAQEQIYTGMIIGEHSRDNDLEVNPLKGKKLTNVRASGTDEAVRLTPPVRMSLEEAIAYIDDDELVEVTPRNIRLRKRFLDPHERKRQARTDS; encoded by the coding sequence ATGGATATCCGCAACATCGCCATCATCGCCCATGTCGACCATGGCAAGACCACGCTGGTGGATGAACTGCTGAAGCAGTCCGGGGCCTTCCGCGAGAACCAGGCAACCGCCGAACGCATGATGGACAGCAACGACATCGAGCGCGAGCGCGGCATCACCATCCTGGCCAAGGCCACCTCGGTCGAGTGGAAGGGCACGCGCATCAATATCGTCGATACCCCGGGCCACGCCGATTTCGGCGGCGAGGTCGAGCGCATCCTGTCGATGGTGGACGGTGTCTGCCTGCTGGTCGATGCCGCCGAAGGGCCGATGCCGCAGACGAAATTCGTGACCTCGAAGGCGCTGGCGCTGGGGCTGAAGCCGATCGTCGTGCTGAACAAGGTCGACAAGCCGGCGGCCGAACCCGATGACGCGCTGAACGATGTCTTCGACCTTTTCGCCAACCTGGGCGCCACCGACGAGCAGCTGGATTTCCCCCATCTCTATGCCTCGGGCATCGGTGGCTGGGCCGACGAGTCGCTGGACGGCCCGCGCAAGGACATGTCGGCGCTGTTCGACATGGTGCTGCGCCATGTCGAACCGCCGAAGCAGATCGCGCGCAAGGACGAGCCGTTCCAGATGCTGGCCACCACGCTTGGCGCCGACAACTTCGTCGGCCGCCTGCTGACCGGCCGGGTCGAGGCCGGCCGTGCGAAAGCCGGTGACACGATCAAGGCGCTGGCCCGCGACGGCGAGCGGATCGAGCAGTTCCGCATTTCGAAGGTCATGGCCTTCCGTGGGCTGACCCAGACCGCCATCGACGTGGCCGAGGCCGGCGACATCGTCACCATCGCCGGCATGGCCAAGGCCACCGTGGCCGATACGCTCTGCGCCCCCGAGATCGACACCGCCCTGCCCGCGCAGCCGATCGACCCGCCCACCATCAGCGTCACCTTCGGCATCAATGACAGCCCGCTGGCCGGCCAGGACGGCAAGAAGGTGCAGTCCCGCGTCATCCGCGAGCGGCTGATGAAAGAGGCCGAATCGAACGTCGCCATCAAGATCGAGGACACGCCCGGCGGCGATGCCTTCATCGTCTCGGGCCGGGGCGAATTGCAGATGGGCGTGCTGATCGAGAACATGCGCCGCGAAGGCTTCGAGCTGTCGATCTCGCGTCCGCGCGTCATCTTCCGCGAGGAGAACGGCGAACGGCTGGAGCCTATCGAAGAGGTCATCATCGATGTCGATGACGAATATACCGGCGTGGTCATCGAGAAACTGACCGGCGACCGCAAGGGCGACATGGTCGACATGCGCCCCGCCGGTCACGGCAAGACCCGGATCGTCGCCCATGTCCCGTCGCGCGGGCTGATCGGCTACCACGGCGAGTTCATGACCGACACCCGTGGCAACGGCGTGCTGAACCGCATCTTCCATGGCTGGGCCCCCTACAAGGGCGCCATCCAGGGCCGCCGCCAGGGCGTGCTGATCTCGATGGAGAACGGCGTCTCGGTGGCCTATGCGCTGTGGAACCTGGAGGAGCGCGGCAAGATGTTCATCGGCGCGCAGGAACAGATCTATACCGGCATGATCATCGGCGAACACAGCCGCGACAACGACCTGGAAGTGAACCCGCTGAAGGGCAAGAAACTGACCAACGTCCGCGCCTCTGGCACGGACGAGGCGGTGCGCCTGACGCCCCCGGTCCGCATGTCGCTGGAAGAGGCCATTGCCTATATCGACGACGACGAACTGGTCGAGGTGACGCCGCGGAATATCCGCCTCAGGAAGCGCTTCCTTGACCCGCACGAGCGGAAACGTCAGGCTAGAACTGATTCCTGA
- a CDS encoding TetR-like C-terminal domain-containing protein, with amino-acid sequence MKVRHPPVPPRPGPGLHDSVSLALLEMIAEHRPSFPEIPEIALRAGQDEEAVRAVFDSVQDILDTLAEQGLMKLFDVSLRTVTQAPPDDPIAQFRALGTAYLNWAIENPAQFRLLQHSKLVDLEANENLARYIRAMHDTMLRLLSNAQDAGQIERSTNIHSILVSGRCLLFGLARMAIDGNMTAWHPGLNPADAAHQAFSDYMDSMAAAGNNLTGSLKPQRVEA; translated from the coding sequence ATGAAGGTACGTCATCCGCCAGTTCCACCCCGCCCGGGACCGGGCCTGCACGACAGTGTCTCGCTGGCACTGCTCGAGATGATTGCCGAGCATCGGCCGTCCTTTCCCGAGATCCCCGAGATCGCGCTGCGTGCCGGCCAGGACGAGGAAGCGGTGCGGGCGGTCTTCGATTCGGTGCAGGATATCCTCGACACGCTGGCCGAACAGGGGCTGATGAAGCTCTTCGATGTCAGCCTGCGCACCGTGACCCAGGCGCCACCCGACGACCCGATTGCGCAGTTCCGCGCACTCGGCACGGCCTACCTGAACTGGGCGATCGAGAACCCGGCCCAGTTCCGCCTGCTGCAGCACAGCAAGCTGGTCGATCTCGAGGCCAATGAAAATCTCGCCCGCTATATCCGCGCCATGCATGACACCATGCTGCGGCTGCTGTCCAATGCCCAGGATGCCGGCCAGATCGAGCGGTCGACGAACATCCATTCGATCCTCGTCAGCGGGCGCTGCCTGCTGTTCGGCCTCGCCCGCATGGCCATCGACGGCAACATGACCGCCTGGCATCCCGGGCTGAACCCGGCCGATGCCGCGCATCAGGCCTTCAGCGATTACATGGATTCGATGGCCGCTGCCGGCAACAACCTCACCGGCAGCCTGAAGCCGCAGCGGGTCGAGGCTTAG
- the purU gene encoding formyltetrahydrofolate deformylase, with product MSELVLTVTCASRRGIVAAIAGFLADHGCNITDAAQFDDMENGMFFMRVSFRSEEGADAETLRADFAEVAGAMEMDWAIHDPSVKAKVLLMVSNFGHCLNDLLYRWQIGALPVEIVGVVSNHMTYQKVVVNHDIPFHHIKVTPANKPEAEARLLALVDETGADLVVLARYMQVLSDALCQKMSGRIINIHHSFLPSFKGANPYKQAFERGVKLIGATAHYVTADLDEGPIIEQDTVRVTHAQSAADYVTLGRDVEAQVLARAIHAHIHHRVFLNAGKTVVFPASPGGYASERMG from the coding sequence ATGTCCGAACTTGTCCTGACCGTCACCTGTGCCTCGCGTCGCGGCATCGTCGCGGCCATCGCCGGTTTCCTGGCCGATCACGGCTGCAACATCACCGACGCGGCGCAGTTCGACGACATGGAGAATGGCATGTTCTTCATGCGCGTCAGCTTCCGTTCGGAGGAGGGCGCGGATGCCGAGACGCTGCGCGCCGATTTCGCTGAAGTTGCCGGGGCGATGGAGATGGACTGGGCGATCCACGACCCCTCGGTGAAGGCCAAGGTCCTGCTGATGGTGTCGAATTTCGGCCATTGCCTGAACGACCTCTTGTATCGCTGGCAGATCGGGGCGCTGCCGGTCGAGATCGTGGGCGTGGTCAGCAACCACATGACCTATCAGAAAGTGGTGGTGAACCACGACATCCCGTTCCACCACATCAAGGTGACGCCGGCGAACAAGCCCGAGGCCGAAGCGCGGTTGTTGGCGCTGGTTGACGAGACCGGCGCGGACCTGGTGGTGCTGGCACGCTACATGCAGGTGCTGTCGGATGCGCTGTGCCAGAAGATGTCGGGGCGGATCATCAACATCCACCACAGCTTCCTGCCCAGCTTCAAGGGCGCCAACCCCTACAAGCAGGCCTTCGAGCGCGGGGTGAAGCTGATCGGGGCGACGGCGCATTACGTGACCGCCGACCTGGACGAGGGCCCGATCATTGAGCAGGACACCGTGCGGGTGACCCATGCGCAGTCTGCTGCCGATTACGTCACCCTTGGCCGCGATGTCGAGGCGCAGGTGCTGGCCCGTGCCATCCATGCGCATATCCATCACCGGGTTTTCCTGAATGCCGGCAAGACGGTCGTCTTCCCGGCCAGCCCCGGCGGCTATGCCTCGGAACGGATGGGCTAA
- a CDS encoding hydroxypyruvate isomerase family protein, which translates to MLKFAANLTMLFTERPLLQRFEAAAQAGFTGVEVLFPYDLAAKELVQATRANGLQFVLLNAPPPSWTGGARGFAADPALVDRFRADFDRALRFGRALATEHIHIMSGVAEGPAARETLIANLQWATARAPETSLTIEPLNGADMPGYFLNDFDLAAEIIAAVGAPNLGLQFDSYHAHRITGDVGACWQRHRALVRHVQIGGAPTRCEPDKGENDHAAFLKQLVADGYTGWVSAEYKPTGTTEAGLGWLGKANRGR; encoded by the coding sequence ATGCTGAAATTCGCTGCCAACCTGACCATGCTCTTTACCGAGCGCCCGCTGCTGCAGCGCTTCGAGGCGGCGGCACAGGCCGGCTTTACCGGCGTCGAGGTCCTGTTCCCCTATGACCTTGCCGCCAAGGAGCTGGTCCAGGCCACACGCGCGAACGGGCTGCAATTCGTACTGCTGAACGCGCCGCCGCCCAGCTGGACGGGCGGCGCGCGCGGCTTTGCCGCCGATCCGGCGCTGGTCGACCGGTTCCGGGCCGATTTCGACCGCGCCCTGCGCTTTGGTCGGGCGCTGGCGACCGAGCATATCCATATCATGTCCGGCGTGGCCGAGGGGCCTGCGGCGCGCGAGACGCTGATCGCCAATCTTCAATGGGCCACGGCGCGCGCGCCCGAAACCAGCCTGACCATCGAGCCGCTGAACGGCGCCGACATGCCCGGCTATTTCCTCAATGACTTCGACCTCGCGGCCGAGATCATCGCGGCGGTCGGTGCGCCCAACCTGGGGCTGCAATTCGACAGCTACCATGCCCACCGGATCACCGGCGACGTTGGCGCCTGCTGGCAGCGCCACCGCGCGCTAGTGCGCCATGTCCAGATCGGCGGCGCACCCACCCGCTGCGAGCCGGACAAGGGCGAGAACGACCATGCCGCATTCCTGAAGCAGCTGGTGGCGGACGGTTACACCGGATGGGTCAGTGCCGAATACAAGCCGACCGGGACAACCGAGGCGGGACTGGGCTGGCTCGGCAAGGCAAATCGGGGCCGTTGA
- a CDS encoding Do family serine endopeptidase, giving the protein MKSSSKKFLTASAIALSLGLGVAGAQQAIETAPSDISPEVQQQAQEAANQNQPLTAPEAKAPGQVMPDSFADLVERVAPAVVNITTTSVVSQPTFGQGGPNFPEGSPFSDLFRDFGFPGMPEGGPGAPGGPRGQQRSNALGSGFVISADGFIVTNNHVIEGADEIEIEFYSGETLPAKVIGTDPKTDIALLKVEHDQNLPFVEFGDSDSARMGDWVPALGNPLGQGFSASTGIVSARNRELSGTYDDYLQTDAAINRGNSGGPLFNMDGKVIGVNTAILSPNGGSIGIGFSMASNVVDKVVNQLQEFGETRRGWLGVTIQDVTPDMAEALGVGDDTKGAMITEVMDGPAKAAELQAGDVIVEFAGGAVDDTRSLVRRVADSPAGEPVDVVILRDGERMTKQVTLGRRELAEGEGGASSVTSEAPGASDMMGMTLSTLTPEIAAELGVSPDLKGLVVREVAADGVAAEKGLAAGDVIVEAGQQPLVAVSDLETQVNDAREAGRKSILLLIRRAGEPRFVALPIQDS; this is encoded by the coding sequence ATGAAATCGAGTTCCAAGAAATTCCTGACCGCCTCGGCCATCGCGCTGTCGCTGGGTCTGGGCGTCGCGGGCGCGCAGCAGGCCATCGAGACCGCGCCCTCGGACATCTCGCCCGAGGTGCAGCAGCAGGCGCAGGAAGCCGCCAACCAGAACCAGCCGCTGACCGCGCCCGAAGCCAAGGCACCCGGACAGGTGATGCCCGACAGCTTTGCCGACCTGGTCGAGCGCGTGGCCCCGGCGGTCGTCAACATCACCACCACCTCGGTCGTGTCGCAGCCGACCTTTGGCCAGGGTGGACCGAATTTCCCCGAAGGCAGCCCCTTCTCGGACCTGTTCCGTGATTTCGGCTTCCCCGGCATGCCCGAGGGCGGCCCGGGTGCCCCCGGCGGACCGCGCGGCCAGCAGCGCTCGAACGCGCTCGGCTCGGGTTTCGTCATCTCGGCCGATGGCTTCATCGTGACCAACAACCACGTCATCGAGGGCGCCGACGAGATCGAGATCGAGTTCTATTCGGGCGAGACCCTGCCTGCCAAGGTGATCGGCACCGACCCCAAGACCGATATCGCGCTGCTGAAGGTCGAGCATGACCAGAACCTGCCCTTCGTCGAGTTCGGCGATTCCGACAGTGCCCGCATGGGTGACTGGGTGCCGGCGCTGGGGAACCCGCTGGGGCAGGGCTTCTCGGCCTCGACCGGGATCGTCTCGGCGCGGAACCGCGAACTGTCGGGCACCTATGACGATTACCTGCAGACCGACGCCGCCATCAACCGCGGCAACTCGGGCGGTCCGCTGTTCAACATGGATGGCAAGGTCATCGGCGTGAACACCGCGATCTTGTCGCCCAATGGCGGCTCGATCGGCATCGGCTTCTCGATGGCCTCGAACGTCGTCGACAAGGTGGTGAACCAGCTGCAGGAATTCGGCGAGACCCGCCGCGGCTGGCTGGGTGTGACCATCCAGGACGTGACCCCGGACATGGCCGAGGCGCTTGGCGTCGGCGATGACACCAAGGGCGCGATGATCACCGAGGTGATGGACGGTCCGGCCAAGGCGGCCGAGCTGCAGGCCGGCGACGTGATCGTCGAGTTTGCCGGTGGCGCGGTCGATGACACCCGCTCGCTGGTGCGCCGCGTCGCCGATTCGCCTGCGGGCGAGCCGGTGGATGTGGTGATCCTGCGTGATGGCGAGCGGATGACCAAGCAGGTGACGCTTGGCCGCCGCGAACTGGCCGAGGGCGAGGGTGGTGCCAGCTCGGTGACCTCGGAGGCCCCGGGCGCAAGCGACATGATGGGCATGACGCTGTCGACCCTGACCCCCGAGATCGCCGCCGAGCTGGGCGTCTCGCCGGACCTCAAGGGCCTGGTGGTACGCGAGGTGGCCGCCGATGGCGTCGCCGCCGAGAAGGGCCTGGCCGCCGGCGACGTGATCGTCGAGGCGGGCCAGCAGCCGCTGGTCGCGGTCTCGGACCTGGAAACCCAGGTCAATGATGCGCGCGAGGCGGGACGCAAGTCGATCCTGCTTCTGATCCGGCGTGCCGGTGAGCCGCGCTTCGTGGCGCTGCCGATCCAGGACAGCTGA
- the hflC gene encoding protease modulator HflC → MATPRSFLSVIALPALIVVAVVVMSSLFIVDEREKALVLRLGRVVDVKEEPGLAVKVPFLDTVVKYDDRILGLPTTPLEVTPLDDRRLVVDAFARWRITDVVRFRQAVGVAGIEAALVRLEPIVKTAIREVLGSVPSTDVLSDDRTSLMNQIRDEARRNSTGLGIEIIDVRLTRTDLPEQNLSATYARMRAEREREAADEVARGNEAAQRVRAAADRTVVELTSEARKRAEVVRGEADATRNAIYADAFGRDPEFFAFSRSMQSYERALQGSNSSFVMQPDSEFFDYLASDGAERANPPSVPVPAGNSAGTAPAPEAATDEDLVTPTVTDREGKPLGESAGVKLTPVPESLVTPPEEPSETVPPVAPEEGEAAPEPAAGEPEAAAEPAPDTEAEPAPDEETTGN, encoded by the coding sequence ATGGCCACGCCCAGATCTTTTCTCTCCGTCATCGCCCTGCCGGCGCTGATCGTTGTGGCCGTGGTGGTCATGTCCTCGCTGTTCATCGTGGACGAGCGCGAAAAGGCGCTGGTCTTGCGCCTCGGCCGTGTCGTCGATGTGAAGGAGGAACCGGGGCTGGCGGTCAAGGTGCCGTTCCTCGATACGGTGGTGAAATATGACGACCGTATCCTCGGCCTGCCGACCACGCCGCTCGAGGTGACGCCGCTGGATGACCGCCGTCTGGTGGTTGATGCCTTCGCCCGCTGGCGCATCACCGATGTCGTCCGCTTCCGCCAGGCCGTCGGTGTGGCCGGGATCGAGGCGGCGCTGGTGCGGTTGGAGCCGATCGTCAAGACCGCCATCCGCGAAGTACTGGGTTCGGTGCCTTCGACCGACGTGCTGTCGGATGACCGCACCAGCCTGATGAACCAGATCCGCGACGAGGCCCGGCGCAACTCGACCGGTCTCGGCATCGAGATCATCGACGTGCGCCTGACCCGGACCGACTTGCCCGAGCAGAACCTGTCCGCGACCTATGCCCGGATGCGGGCCGAGCGAGAACGCGAGGCCGCCGACGAGGTGGCGCGCGGGAACGAGGCGGCGCAGCGCGTGCGCGCCGCCGCCGACCGGACCGTGGTCGAGCTGACCTCGGAGGCGCGGAAGCGTGCCGAGGTGGTGCGCGGTGAGGCCGATGCGACGCGGAACGCGATCTATGCCGATGCTTTCGGCCGCGATCCCGAGTTCTTCGCCTTCTCGCGCTCGATGCAGTCCTATGAGCGGGCGCTGCAGGGCAGCAACAGCTCGTTCGTGATGCAGCCCGACAGCGAGTTCTTCGACTACCTGGCCAGCGATGGTGCAGAGCGGGCCAACCCGCCTTCGGTGCCGGTTCCGGCAGGAAACAGCGCCGGAACCGCGCCCGCGCCGGAAGCGGCGACGGACGAGGACCTGGTGACGCCGACCGTGACCGACCGCGAGGGCAAGCCGCTTGGCGAATCCGCCGGCGTGAAGCTGACCCCGGTGCCCGAAAGCCTAGTGACGCCGCCCGAGGAGCCCTCGGAGACGGTGCCGCCGGTCGCGCCGGAAGAGGGCGAGGCCGCACCTGAGCCGGCGGCAGGCGAGCCCGAGGCGGCAGCGGAACCCGCGCCCGACACCGAGGCGGAGCCCGCGCCGGACGAGGAAACCACTGGGAATTGA
- a CDS encoding 2Fe-2S iron-sulfur cluster-binding protein has translation MAKITYIEHNGTAHEVEVKTGMTVMEGARDNGIPGIEADCGGACACSTCHVYVDAAWIDKLPPKDPMEEDMLDFAYEPDPARSRLTCQLKVSDALDGLVVQMPERQI, from the coding sequence ATGGCCAAGATCACCTATATCGAGCATAACGGCACCGCCCACGAGGTCGAGGTCAAGACCGGCATGACCGTCATGGAAGGCGCGCGGGACAATGGCATTCCCGGCATCGAGGCCGATTGCGGCGGCGCCTGCGCCTGCTCGACCTGCCATGTCTATGTCGATGCGGCCTGGATCGACAAACTGCCGCCGAAAGACCCGATGGAAGAGGACATGCTGGATTTCGCCTATGAGCCCGATCCGGCACGTTCGCGCCTGACCTGCCAGCTGAAGGTCTCGGACGCGCTGGACGGGCTGGTCGTGCAGATGCCCGAGCGCCAGATCTGA
- a CDS encoding AAA family ATPase — translation MGSDEKLVADVEALGDALKRARASIERRFVGQHDVVEQVLAAILSGGHALLVGQPGLGKTMLVETLGTVMGLGTQRIQFTPDLMPADILGSEVLDMTADGRREFRFIEGPVFTQLLMADEINRASPRTQSALLQAMQEHEVTIGGQHRPLGRPFHVLATQNPIEQEGTYPLPEAQLDRFLLQIDVDYPDRDTERDILLATTGVEQGEAHAAFDPEALIAAQRLIRQMPVGESVVEAILSLVRAARPGAPEAAGWVADSLIWGPGPRAAQALMLVTRARAALHGRFAPTLEDVEALAAPVMRHRMALSFAARARGETVDGAILRLLGERSGQTRAA, via the coding sequence ATGGGTTCGGACGAAAAACTGGTGGCGGATGTCGAGGCGCTTGGCGATGCGTTGAAGCGCGCGCGCGCCAGCATCGAGCGGCGCTTTGTCGGGCAGCATGACGTGGTCGAGCAGGTGCTGGCCGCGATCCTGTCGGGCGGCCACGCGCTGCTGGTCGGCCAGCCGGGCCTGGGCAAGACCATGCTGGTCGAGACGCTTGGCACGGTGATGGGCCTTGGCACGCAGCGCATCCAGTTCACCCCCGACCTGATGCCCGCCGATATTCTGGGTTCGGAAGTTCTGGACATGACCGCCGATGGCCGGCGCGAGTTCCGCTTCATCGAAGGCCCAGTCTTTACCCAGCTGCTGATGGCGGACGAGATCAACCGCGCCAGCCCGCGGACGCAATCGGCGCTGCTGCAGGCGATGCAGGAGCATGAGGTCACCATCGGCGGCCAGCACCGCCCGCTTGGCCGGCCCTTCCATGTGCTGGCGACCCAGAACCCGATCGAGCAGGAGGGCACCTATCCGCTGCCCGAGGCGCAGCTGGACCGCTTCCTGTTGCAGATCGACGTGGATTACCCCGACCGCGACACCGAACGCGACATCCTGCTGGCCACCACCGGGGTGGAACAGGGCGAGGCGCATGCCGCCTTCGACCCCGAGGCGCTGATCGCGGCGCAGCGGCTGATCCGGCAGATGCCGGTGGGCGAAAGCGTGGTCGAGGCGATCCTGTCGCTGGTCCGCGCGGCCCGTCCCGGCGCGCCCGAGGCGGCGGGCTGGGTCGCTGACAGCCTGATCTGGGGTCCGGGTCCGCGCGCGGCACAGGCGCTGATGCTGGTCACGCGCGCGCGCGCCGCCCTGCATGGCCGCTTCGCGCCGACGCTGGAAGATGTCGAGGCGCTGGCCGCGCCGGTCATGCGCCACCGCATGGCGCTGTCCTTTGCCGCGCGGGCGCGGGGCGAAACCGTGGATGGCGCGATCCTGCGCCTGCTGGGTGAACGGTCGGGTCAGACGAGGGCCGCGTGA
- the hflK gene encoding FtsH protease activity modulator HflK, whose amino-acid sequence MANQGPWGGGGGNNGGDDEDGKRPSNRPWGDQRPPRDPQRPERPGQGGDQIPEIEELMKKGQERLRVLMGGGRGGNRPNGGGGGSGPRRPNFSMNRSTIGLIALGALAFWGFMSFYTVKPEERSVEFLFGDAVGVGEPGLNFAPWPFVTAEIVQVTGERVTEIGTGAGPMDSGLMLTRDQNIVDMEYQVVWNINDPAKYLFNLADPRDTIRAVAESAMRDIIARSELAPILNRDRGAIAEDLQDQVQQTLNAYESGINVVRVNLDRADPPQEVIDAFREVQAAQQERDRLEKEADAYANRVLANARGEAASQLEQAEAYRAQAVNVAEGEAARFNSVYEEYVKAPDVTRRRMYLETMEKVLGDVDKVIIDQPSAGGQGVVPYLPLDQLRRDRPASNTSNTGGNTAATNATTSGGTN is encoded by the coding sequence ATGGCTAATCAGGGCCCCTGGGGCGGCGGAGGCGGCAATAATGGCGGCGACGATGAGGACGGCAAGCGTCCCTCGAACCGTCCATGGGGGGATCAACGCCCCCCGCGCGACCCGCAACGTCCCGAGCGACCCGGTCAGGGCGGCGACCAGATCCCCGAGATCGAGGAGCTGATGAAGAAGGGCCAGGAACGGCTGCGCGTGCTGATGGGCGGCGGCCGTGGCGGCAATCGCCCGAATGGCGGCGGTGGCGGCTCGGGTCCGCGCCGGCCGAATTTCAGCATGAACCGCTCGACCATCGGGCTGATCGCGCTTGGCGCGCTGGCCTTCTGGGGCTTCATGAGCTTCTACACCGTCAAGCCCGAGGAGCGCAGCGTCGAGTTCCTGTTCGGTGACGCGGTGGGCGTGGGCGAACCGGGTCTGAACTTTGCCCCCTGGCCCTTCGTCACTGCCGAGATCGTGCAGGTCACCGGCGAGCGGGTGACCGAGATCGGCACCGGCGCCGGGCCGATGGACAGCGGGCTGATGCTGACCCGCGACCAGAACATCGTGGACATGGAATATCAGGTCGTCTGGAACATCAACGATCCGGCCAAATACCTGTTCAACCTGGCCGATCCGCGCGACACCATCCGCGCCGTGGCCGAATCCGCCATGCGCGACATCATCGCCCGCAGCGAACTTGCGCCGATCCTGAACCGCGATCGGGGTGCCATTGCCGAGGATCTGCAGGACCAGGTGCAGCAGACGCTGAACGCCTATGAATCCGGCATCAACGTGGTCCGGGTCAACCTTGACCGCGCCGACCCGCCGCAGGAGGTGATCGACGCCTTCCGCGAGGTGCAGGCCGCGCAGCAGGAACGCGACCGGCTGGAGAAAGAGGCCGATGCCTATGCCAACCGCGTGCTGGCGAACGCCCGTGGTGAAGCCGCCTCGCAGCTGGAACAGGCCGAGGCCTATCGCGCCCAGGCCGTGAACGTGGCCGAGGGTGAGGCCGCGCGCTTCAACTCGGTCTACGAGGAATACGTGAAGGCACCCGACGTGACCCGGCGCCGGATGTACTTGGAAACGATGGAGAAGGTTCTGGGCGACGTGGACAAGGTCATCATCGACCAGCCGTCCGCCGGCGGGCAGGGCGTGGTGCCCTATCTGCCGCTGGACCAGCTGCGCCGTGACCGGCCTGCCAGCAACACCAGCAATACCGGCGGGAACACCGCCGCGACCAATGCCACGACCAGCGGGGGGACCAACTGA